Part of the Halorussus sp. MSC15.2 genome, CTCGGTAGTCGTCGTGGTCGTCGGAGTCTCGGTCGTCGTCGGTTGTTCAGTCGTCGTGGTAGTCGGCGTCGCAGTGGTCGTCCGGGTCGTCGTGGTGTCCGGTTGCTCGGTCGTCGTGGTGGTCGTGTCGGCTTGGACTCCGGGCTGTTCGGTCGTGGTGGTGGTCGTCGGTTGCTCAGTGGTCGTCGTTGGTTGTTCGGTGGTCGTGGTAGCGGTCGTTGTCGTCTCTGTGGTCGTCGTTGTCGTCTCGGGAACCGTCGTGACGACCGGAGTCGTGGTCGGGCCGGGCGCGGTCGTCGTCTCCGTCGTCGTGGTCTCCGGTTCCGGAGCGGTCTCGACGACCTCCGCCGCCACCGCTGCGGCCGTCTCGCGGAGTTGCGCCGGGTCGGCCTCCGGTGACTCCGCGACGACCTGTGTCGCCTCCTCGGCACCCTCGGCCGCGGCCGTCACGATGAGTTGCGGGGCGGTCACGTCGGCTTCCACCGCGGCCGCGGCCGCGCCGACCGCCGCGCCCTGCGCGACGGCGAGCGTCTGGGCCGGGTCGAGCGCCGCTATCTCGCCGAGTTGCTCGACGGTCCCGGCCGAGGCACCGTTCGCGGCCGCCTGAATCTGGACCACGCTCGCGGTCTGACTCTGGGAGACGGCCCCCGTGGCCGCACCCTGCGCGGCGACCTGTATCTGGGTCACGTCCACCCGCTGGCGCTGGCTGGCGACGACCGCACCGTCGGCCGCCCCCTGCGCGGCGGCCTGAATCTGGGTGACGCTGGCGTTCTGCGACTGGACGAGCGACCCGAACGCCGCACCCCGACACGCGGCCTGCACTTGCTGGACGTTCACGCTCTGGACCTGCGTCACGCCGCCCTTGGCCGCGCCGAGCGCGGCGGCCTGCACCTGCCTGACCGAGACCGACTGGCGCTGGACGGTGGCCGCGAGCGACCCGGCGGCCGCGCCCTGCGCGGCGACCTGAATCTGGACGACGTTGACTATCTGGACCTGTATCACGGTCACTTGGACCAGCGCGCCGCGGGCCGCGCCGAGCGCGGCGGCCTGCACCTGCTGGACGGACACCTGCTGAATCTGGGTGAGTATCGCGCCCTGCGCGGCACCCTCGGCCGCCAACTGAATCTGCTCGACCGTGACGCGCTGGGTCTGGCTGACCGCGCCGGTCGCCGCGCCCCTGCATCCGGCCTCGACCTTCTCGGCGGGCACTTCCTTCGGCTCTTTCACGCCGCCCTTGGCCGCGCCGAGCGCCGCGACCTGTATCTGTTTCACGTCCGCGCGCTGGACCTGCACCAGCGCCCCGGACGCGGAGCCTCGGGCGGCGGCTTGGAGTTGCGACACCTCGACGCGCTGGCGCTGGGCGAGCGACCCGTACGCCGCGCCCTGTGCGGCCTCCTGAACTTTCCCGACCGCGTCCACGTCTCGGCGAACCGCCGAGCGCGAAGCGCCCTCGGCCGCCGCCTGCGAGGCGAACTGAATCTGGGAGACGCTGGCCTGCTGGCGCTGGGCCACCGCGCCGTGGGCCGCGCCGTAGGACGCGCCCTGAACCTGCGCGACGTTCGCCTCCTGCGTCTGTACCAGCGCACCGGCGGTGCCGCCCCGGACCGCGGCCCGGACGGGGGCGACGGTGGGGCCGCGCTCGGCCGCCTGCGACCGGAAGTGCAAGAGCGCACCGTGGGCAGCACCGCGCGCGGCGACCAGTAGTTGCGCGACGTTCACGTCGGACTTTCGCTGGGACGCCGCGACCGCCCCGCGAACCGCGGCCTGCCGACGCTCGGGCGTCACGGTCGCGCCCTGTATCTCCGCGAGTTGCGCGCCCTGACGCGCCCCGAGCGCGGCCGCCTCCCGCGGCGTGAGGTTACCAACGTCCTGACGCGAGAGCGGACCCTCGGTCACGTCGAACTGGGGACGGTCTGTTACTGTCTGAGGGAGCGTCTGCGGTGCGTCGAGTGATTCCGACGCACGGGTCCGTGACGAATCTATCCGTGAGTCGTCGGTCGCCGCTTCGTCGCCTCGACGGTCGGCGTCGGCCGGGCCGCCCACGGCGGGCGGGGCGAACCCGGCGGCGAGCAGCGAGGCGACGACGAGCAGTACCGTGAAGCGTCGGAGCGATGGCATAGGCTGTCCACAGTCGGTCCGGATTTGAATCCCGGCAACGGTTACGCTCCGTTCGCACGCCCCGAGCGGCGGCAACGAGCCGTGTCCGGACGACAACGAGGAGTACCGACCAGTATCGGGCCGTTACCGCGTGCGAATCCGCAACCACAAAGGCGCGCGGGTTCGACCCTCCCGGCATGGAGAATCGAACGCGCGTGTTCGCGGCCGTCGGGTTGACCGTCACGATGTTTCTCTTGGTCCAACTCGGCGCGCTAGTGCTGGTCGAGCCGTTCCAGCAGGCGGGGTATCAGCAGGTCGAGAACCCTTCTGACCCGACGAACAGTCTAGTCTACGTCGGGGCGGTGCTGGTCATGACCGGCATCATGCTCGCCATCATCAAACTCGACGTGCAGTGGTTGCTCCGCGGGGCGCTCATCTTCACGAGCGGTCTGCTCTCGTGGTACGTTTTCTCGGTCGTAATTCCGGGGTGGCTCGTCGTCTCGGTCGGGGGCGCGCCGGTCAACGTGGTCGCGCTGGCCGCCGCGGGCGCGGTCGCGCTGGCGCTGGCGGTCCATCCCGAGTGGTACGTCATCGACGCCGCGGGCGTCCTGATGGGGGCGGGCGCGGCCGGACTGTTCGGCATCAGTTTCGGCCTCCTCCCGGCCATCCTCCTGCTGACCGTGCTGGCGGTCTACGACGCCATCAGCGTCTACGGCACCGAACACATGCTGACGCTGGCCTCGGGCGTGATGGACCTCAAGATACCGGTCATCCTCGTGATTCCGCTCTCGGCGTCCTACTCGTTCCTCGACGACGACGGCGGGGCCGAAGCGACGGAGACCGGGGGAGAGAGCGAAGCCAGCGCGGCCGACGGCGGGCGAACGGAGGAGGAGACTGCGGCCGAGGCCGAGCGCCCGGAGATGGACGAGCGCGACGTCTTCTTCATCGGACTCGGCGACGCCGTGATGCCCTCGGTGATGGTCGCAAGCGCGGCGTTCTTCGCCCCTCCGGAACCGCTGGTCTCGGGCATCGCGCTGAACCTGCCCGCGCTGACCTCGATGGTCGGTACGATTGCGGGTCTGCTGGTCCTCCTCTGGATGGTCCTGAAGGGGCGCGCGCACGCCGGGCTTCCCCTGCTGAACGGCGGCGCTATCGGCGGCTATCTGGTCGGCGCGCTGGCCAGCGGGATGACGCTGATGCAGGCCCTGGGTCTGTAGACCGGACTGCGCGTTTCGATGCAGTTCACTCTTTCTGACCTCAGAACCGCTCGCTCACCGGCGGAATCACGCCCAGTGTCACTGCGCCGAGGTAGAGGCCGAGGGCGGTGACGAGACCTCCGAACACCGTCACGGCCGGCCCTCCAGTCCGCGTCATCGTTCCGACGCCGGCCAAGACGATTACGAGCGCGACCCCGACCAGAAGCAGCGTTCCGAGTACGCCGAGGATGGCGTCTTCTACTGCCTTGCGAACGACTCCGTAGAGCGCTGCCTCGTCGAACTCGGCGGGCGTACTGTCGTCCGATGTCGAATCCATACGGCGGGTTCGAATCTCCGGGCCAGAAAAGATGTCGCTATCCGAAGGTGTCTGGCGGGCCTCGAAACCCTTGGTGCGGTATGCCATCACAACTGATTTGCGAGCCTCTCGCAGACTCGTATGCGAAACAACATACTCAAGAGTGAGTGAACATTTTATATGTGTATGCAGTGGCAGCACCCCCGAAACATGTCCGACGCAGAGCGCAAGAAGAACGAGACCAAGGCCGGAACCGATTCGTCGTTCATCGCGGCGATGATGCTGGCGGCCTGAAGCAGTTGTCTCGCCCCCACGACTACCGGTTTCTTCGAATTACTTCCTAACTTCGCGGACGACGTACTGAGAGGTCCGCGGACGATTTTCCGTAGAATTTTCGACTACTTGCCGGTGAGCGCTTCGCTCGCGGGCGCGAACGAGATTTCGGACCCGAGACCCTCCGATTTCGCTCGCTCGTAGAGCATGTGGGCCGCGGCGACCGTCTCGATGCCCGTCCCACCGCTGTCGAAGACCGTAATTTCGTCGTCGGACTCTCGGCCCGGTGCGTTCCCGGCGACGATGTCGCCGAGTTCGGCGTGGACGTAGTCCTCCGAAATCGCGCCCTCGTCGAGCGCCGCGATGAACGACCCGGCGTCCTGCTGGACGCGTTCGCGGAGGTCCGGGACGTAGGTAGCGCGCTCGACGGTCGCCGTGTCGAGTTCGCGCTTGTTGGGGTGGTACTGGCCCATCGCGGTGACGTGCGTGCCGTCCGCGAGGAGGTCGCCGTCGAAGACCGGTTCGCTCGCGGTCGTGGCCGTAATCACGATGTCGGCTTCCTCGACCGCGGCGGCGCTGGAAGCGACCGCGGCGACCGACGGGTCGAGGCGCTCGTTCATCTCCCCGGCGAACGACTCGCGGGACTCCTTGGTCGGCGAGTAGACCCAGACGCTTTCGAGGTCGCGGACGGCCGTCACCGCTCGCAGTTGCCCACGGGCCTGCGAGCCAGCGCCGATGAGCGCGAGGGTCTCGGCGTCGTCCCGTGCCAAGACGTCGGTTCCGACCGCGCCCACCGCGCCCGTCTTGAACGGGTTCATGCTCGCGCCGTCGAGCAGGGCGAGCGGTTCGCCCGACTCGGCGTCGAACAGCGGGGACATGAACCACGCGTCCTCCTCGCCGAACCCGGCGGCGTACATGTACCCGCCCATCGCACCGGTCTCGGGCAACACGGCCGAGTAGTCGGTGAGCATCCCCGGCGGGTCCTCGTTGGTGAGTTTCGCGCGGGGTCTGGCGGGCGCGCCCTCGCCGCGCTGTCGGTAGCCTTCGCGGACCGCCTCCACGTACTCGGCGGGCGAGGCCAGTCCGGAAACGTCGTCGCTCGTCAGAAACAGTGCGTCCGTCATGGCCGGGATAACACAGTCCAGACTGAAAACGGTTGAGGTAGCCCTCGTACGTGCCATAAAATTCGAGGGACGATACCAAGAACCGCGCCGGACGTCTCGGTGACGAACGGCCGACCGCTACCGAACTGACGGCGCCGAATCGGTGTGTGACTCGACCGCTCGCCAGAAGCGTGCTACGGACGGAGAGTAACGCGGCCTCACGAAAAAAAGAGCGGGTGAACAACCCCAATCGGAGCGGTTCAGTCGGCCGGTTCGAAGGACGCCGAGGACGACGCGTCCACCGTCTCCGTCGGGGACTGGGTATCGTCGACGGGACTGTTGACGAAGAGCGCGTGTCCGATGAGCGCCACGGGAACGCTGGCAGCGAGCGGCACGGCGGCGGTTATCGAGACGCCGATGACGCTCAGCACACCGGTTACGCCGATTAACGAAAGCGGAATGAGTCCGAGGATGAGGTCGTAGTACCCAGTCATAATCTATTACAGAATATGCGGTATGGGTATATAATTCTTTCCCGTAGTTGAGCGAAGCATTTCTTATAGGCGAATTCTATCTGACTCATGGGTTTCTCATAAGTTATGGATACGCTACGAGACTGTTTCCGTGCGTAAAATGCCCGAGAGTAGCAGTACGGCAGTTCTCAGAGGACCACGAAAAATTTCTCTCAGTAATTCCATCGCGGCGAGGGACACGACAGTGAGACTCCCAAATCGAACGGGGTTGCGAGGTACGGGTCAGTGAGTGACACCGAGAGGGTGATAGTTTCGAACGTCACCGACAGTTCGCAGTCAGAGCGGTCTCGACTCGGAATCCGAACCGAAATTCGAATCGCGCGGAACGCCTCGTCGGTCGCACTTCTCGAAGGCTGGGAAGAAACGGTAGCCGAGACGAGTTAGCCGGGCGAGTATCACGACGCCGTCGGCCGCTATCAGAGACTTCCTACTCGAACTACTCCACCGCTACGCGGTCGGGTCACGGAGTAGCAACGCGGCGAGACCCGCCAGCACCGCGAGCGCGCCACCGAGTGCGAACGCCGTGGGCCAGTCGGTCCGGGTCACGAGCCATCCGGTCACGCCGCCGCCGAAGATGCCGCCCCACATCTTGCCGGAGTACAGCAGGGCGTAGTTGGCCGAGGAGTGGCGCTGGCCGTAGTAGTCGCCGACGACGCTCGGGAAGAGCGTGTACTGGGGACTCCAGAAGAACGTCGCGAGGACGACCGCGGCGAGGAACCCGAGCGCGGTGTTGGTCACGCCGAACCAGACCACCGCGAACAGGCCCAGTCCGCAGAGCGTGAACGAAATCGCCATCGCGCGCTCGCGGTCCACCCTGTCGGAGAGGTCGCCGACGACGAGGCGGCCGACGCCGCCCGCGATGGGGAGGACCGTCGCCCCGGCAGTCGCGGTCAGGGCGTTCAGTCCCACGTTCTGGGCGAACGAGACCACCTTCGCGGTCAGCATCAGTCCCGCCCCGCTGACGAAGACGAACATGACGTACATCAGCCAGAACTGCCACGTCCGGAGCATCTCACGGGACGTGTACTGGCTCTCAGTGGCGCGAGTCGATTCCGAACCGGCCTCGGTCTCTCCGTCAGCGGCCTCGGACACGTCGTCGGTAGCGACGTCCCCGCCGACCCACCCCGTCGGCGGTCTCGGAGAACCAGCGCGCCGACGAGGATGCCGACGCCGATGA contains:
- a CDS encoding ornithine cyclodeaminase family protein — its product is MTDALFLTSDDVSGLASPAEYVEAVREGYRQRGEGAPARPRAKLTNEDPPGMLTDYSAVLPETGAMGGYMYAAGFGEEDAWFMSPLFDAESGEPLALLDGASMNPFKTGAVGAVGTDVLARDDAETLALIGAGSQARGQLRAVTAVRDLESVWVYSPTKESRESFAGEMNERLDPSVAAVASSAAAVEEADIVITATTASEPVFDGDLLADGTHVTAMGQYHPNKRELDTATVERATYVPDLRERVQQDAGSFIAALDEGAISEDYVHAELGDIVAGNAPGRESDDEITVFDSGGTGIETVAAAHMLYERAKSEGLGSEISFAPASEALTGK
- a CDS encoding presenilin family intramembrane aspartyl protease PSH; the protein is MENRTRVFAAVGLTVTMFLLVQLGALVLVEPFQQAGYQQVENPSDPTNSLVYVGAVLVMTGIMLAIIKLDVQWLLRGALIFTSGLLSWYVFSVVIPGWLVVSVGGAPVNVVALAAAGAVALALAVHPEWYVIDAAGVLMGAGAAGLFGISFGLLPAILLLTVLAVYDAISVYGTEHMLTLASGVMDLKIPVILVIPLSASYSFLDDDGGAEATETGGESEASAADGGRTEEETAAEAERPEMDERDVFFIGLGDAVMPSVMVASAAFFAPPEPLVSGIALNLPALTSMVGTIAGLLVLLWMVLKGRAHAGLPLLNGGAIGGYLVGALASGMTLMQALGL